One genomic segment of Arachis duranensis cultivar V14167 chromosome 4, aradu.V14167.gnm2.J7QH, whole genome shotgun sequence includes these proteins:
- the LOC107483248 gene encoding uncharacterized protein LOC107483248 — translation MEFRVSIIWSLFVIFSLFSSQSKGEPSGSVFFIDGSGHQFLRAGSSNDEHPTMLLQEVGAAVSILLGFAPPSSLSTSSSSKLNEVLIPNPFNRPGAVFLLEVDGVNGLEKVVQDNAKLSDSVLRTNFLGSDKVDIHLLDENDVSVFSLDEQYGDLTDAAISDFSSLMGGSYASDALEPLNGVLTIPLANGAFSLHMSKKPEREYVIALLSLIRNVQRAIQMHEYLTQSTQSPAELVMGYFNGIKVLQEQQDTESLAEHGAELFLATVTKIFGSLQEAYKGQIVGVITTTSEDMGKRFDAIYTPHHNVRWLEETQPLNATLPEVLLVRRTLAWVTGIILLISTLIGIHYLLNMPLTRDTLLYSNVKLD, via the exons ATGGAGTTTCGCGTTTCCATCATTTGGAGCCTCTTCgttatcttctctctcttctcttcccaATCTAAG GGTGAGCCTTCTGGTTCCGTTTTCTTCATCGATGGTTCCGGTCATCAATTCCTTCGCGCTGGATCATCCAACGATGAG CACCCCACTATGTTGCTTCAGGAAGTTGGTGCTGCTGTGTCAATCTTGCTTGGTTTTGCACCACCTTCTAGCCTGTCAACTTCTAGCTCATCCAAG TTGAATGAGGTCCTCATTCCCAATCCATTCAATAGGCCTGGTGCTGTGTTCTTGTTGGAAGTGGATGGAGTTAATG GTCTTGAAAAAGTTGTCCAAGATAATGCAAAGTTGAGCGATTCAGTTTTGAGGACAAACTTCCTTGGTTCTGATAAAGTTGACATTCACCTTCTAG ATGAGAATGATGTTTCTGTGTTTTCTTTGGATGAGCAATATGGAGACTTAACTGATGCAGCAATTAGTGATTTT TCATCTTTGATGGGTGGATCATATGCTTCAGATGCACTAGAGCCATTAAATGGAGTTCTTACCATCCCATTGGCAAATGGTGCCTTTAGTCTTCATATGTCAAAG AAACCAGAAAGGGAGTATGTAATAGCTTTGCTGTCTCTTATTCGTAATGTACAAAGGGCTATTCAAATGCATGAATATTTAACTCAGAGTACTCAGAGTCCCGCTGAGTTGGTAATGGGGTACTTCAATGGGATCAAG GTTTTGCAAGAGCAACAGGATACTGAAAGTCTTGCTGAACATGGAGCTGAATTATTTCTTGCAACTGTGACAAAGATATTTGGTTCCCTGCAAGAAGCATATAAAG GTCAAATTGTTGGTGTGATAACAACCACTTCTGAAGACATGGGCAAAAGGTTTGATGCGATCTATACTCCTCACCACAATGTGCGATGGTTGGAAGAAACACAACCACTGAATGCAACGCTACCAGAAGTGTTGCTAGTTAGGAGAACCCTTGCTTGGGTAACAGGAATAATTTTGCTCATTTCAACTCTTATTGGG ATACATTACTTGTTGAACATGCCGCTCACACGGGACACACTTCTTTATTCTAACGTTAAGCTGGATTAA